In the genome of Lactuca sativa cultivar Salinas chromosome 3, Lsat_Salinas_v11, whole genome shotgun sequence, the window atatatatatatatatatatatatattaaagaataTTTTGATAGAAAGAAGTGACCAGTATATAAAAGTGAACTTTTACAAATTTATAAAGATCGAAATTTATAAGTATGGGAATTTTAATTTTGTATTTAAAAGCGATATTGATGGATCATAGAATAATCCAAAATtccaaatattgttttttttacaTATGTGAGCCTTTTTTTTTATCTGTACGGATGTCAAAAAGTTTTATACAATCACATATGTGAGCCTTCTTGTATAGCGGTATTTGTTTCAAAAAAATTGGAGATGGGGGTGGGGACAGGGGCATGGTTAACCCTGGTTTTAATTTTGAGGGCAGAGACGGGGGTGGGCAGTTATATTTActattattaattatataaatttaataaacAATAGCATTATTTTGAGCTcctaaaattcaacaaaaaaacatatttttaagttgttagtaaAATGTTTTTGGGATGTCGtaacatatttttttaacatgtaaaattcgGCTATAAATAACATTATTTGTTAACTCAAACAACAACTAATCTTAGCCCCAAAAAAACACAAGCCAAAATCAATCGGGGCGGGGGCGGGGATAATAAAGGGAATTCGGGGGCGGGGGGAATAGAGGAATTTCGATGGTGGGGTGAGAGATGCACTCCTCGTCCCGTTTACCCTCATTGACATCCTTATTGATCTGTTGACTCGAATCAAATTTTAATTAGATAGGATCCAAATCCAAACTCAAATCATTGACAAACCTGATGATGGCTATGAAATATTCCTagaatctatactaataaataaagatctatTATGTTCTTATGTCATTCTCCTATTCAATTGCATACTTgttattttttgagtttttttgaattatttaatatccacttgttatttttttcattttatttaaatttcatcCATAAAATGTCactttatattaattaattttaataatgtattatatattaatatagatAGTAACATTCCATGTTAAATCCCAAAAAATTAGCAATCTAAAGGTCTACTCATTTGAATTCGTCTACTATTTTGAAATCAGCGAAATATACCTTGATGATATACCTCTTACATGAACCTTCACcattcatttattttaaaacggTTGAAAAATAACTTTAATGACATAGATGAATAGTAAAGCTAAATGAAATCTAAAATGATTTGTTGGTAACAGTAGTCAAAATagagtgtaacgtcccaaaaattacgaagtaaaaaattcattttaagaACCAACAAAACATCATTCATTCatttcaaaacccatcaaaatgtgATAATGttgaaaatagttatcagagtacaaatcaggTCATAAAATGCGGAACGCTGGTGGATGTGGTGCGATCATGCTTAGCCCTTCCCTTtcaaactagaagtacctgaaaccataaccataaaactgtaagcacaaagtttattgAGTTTCCtcaaaatacctcataccatacatacataagtATACAAAACTAAattaggtctatttcaccccttttggtctctttcaacctgtactgggtctatttcaccccctttcggtctctttcaaccggtattgggtctatttcaccctctacaactaagcatacaatcatatcagcAAGAGCTACAAAGACAAAAAGCACATACAGGCATAATAataagtgtcacaaagacaactatcatcctacaacATAATTCAGTGAGTCGACATTGGTGTATTCACCTAACAATGATGATCAATTGTTGTTGCTCTACTGCTAATAAAACAAGTGCTACACCATACTTAGATACTCATAGAGGGTAAACCTTTAGTCTACCTCCTAAATCTAAGGGGTGGCCAAGAGTCGATTCAATtcaaaaagtcaaagtcaacggtcaaaggtaACCATCCACGTCGTGGCTATCCTTGTTAAGTTGTCGCCTTCAAACAACAAGACGGTCGTGTTTTCCCTAGTCGCCATGTTGTGGCAACCTAGGCCATGCCGTGAGCACTGTGTTcaaaatgtcttaatggattaagttgaatcCTCCAATACCAAAGGTTCCAAGGTTCAGATCTGATCATTTCAAATGtccaaatggataaagtttccatatTTATCCCTTGAGACCCACCAAGAGGTCTATATCTCAATTCTTAGATTCAAAAAGGCTAAAAATGGCAAGGCGtaaaccattaagcacttaatcccgaAAGTCCTTAGTCTAACTTTTCTAAAATGCTTCTAGGACTCCTAATGGTCCACAAAAATCCAAACTTTATGGACAAACATGACCCATGCATGTCCTTCTTCAAACTAGGTCAAAAGAGAACAAAAGGACCCAAAATCCATGCATAGTTCCCATCTTACTACAAAAGTTCGAGTCTATGAGATATGACATTCAAGGGACATAGAGAAACCATAAAGTTGCAAGATTTATCTCTTAATATCACTCAAACCACTCCAAAAAGGACCAATCATGCTccaaaacctagatctatgaAGAAGAACACAAAAAGGTTGAAGCTTGATGACTTACAAGGAGTCTAGAAGATGCACACCAATGGAGGAAATGATCACTTGATGAACCAAGCActaattcttcttcttgttccttaaAAACCACCACAAGCTCACTAAAAAGTGCACAAGAGCGCCAAAGatgattagggttagggtttctgagtTTGAGAGTAATGGAGGTTGTAGATGGGCAACCCTATCCTCCCATtttcctttaaatatggtgcaaagcccgaaaattagggtttcagtaaAATTAGATGTCACGATGAGGCGATTTTTCTTGACAATTTTTTTCCAAAAAGTTGTTTATTTCATTTTAGTAAAATAAAAGATgataaagtacattgttatttattgacatgtattaaaaaaaaaaagacatgctCATGTAAGTAGGTTGCTAAAAGTAGATTGCTCTTGAAAAAAGATTTCCTTATAGGTTTGGGAGACTTAATGTTAAAACCATGTTTTAACATTTATAGCACCTTGACATCAAATAGTAGGTTGATATTTTTGTACGAACTATTATATCACTTAGACATCAAAAAATGGTTTGCTTGTTTTTGTAGGTGGTTCAAACTATGGAAGACTTGCTCCATTTCTTGGGTTTTGGAGTTCAACACCCAAAACTCTTTTTACATGTATATGTAAAGGGTATCATCCgataaaattatttattgttaaaacataaaataagCTGTGTGATCTGATAATGGTATTATTAGTATTTATTAGACTTAATTTAGTAATTAATATGGTTGGGAAAGCAGTTATTGTTAGGGGCAGGGGCAGTTACATTTGGCTCCAAAAGTTGCAACGGTTCATGAAGCGTTGTATTGTTTCATCgtgtataaatatgtatatatTGTCTTTGTAAGAATTTGTTGCAAGTAATTAATAAAGGTTTACACTTTTTGTGCAAGTTTCCTTCTTTTTCTCATGTAATCTTTTCTTTTTCAATGTTTCCTCCAACatttatattgtttatgttaCAAGTTGAGTGAGATATCATCCTTTTTTTCATTATTATAGTTttgatattttaattttaattttttgacCAAACAATGTGgttataaagtttttaaaatagcTCATTGCTTTTGAGATTTTTATTTGACATAATATTTCGTTTATATTTCTATATCTTTGATTATATCTAATTTTGGTTAAAGAGCGATTAGCTCGTGGAGTGAAGAGTGAAATGTAGAAGTAAAgtagaaaggaaaaaagaaactgCTTACTCATTGTTAGAACACAATCTACGGCCTAACAATCCGATAATTTGGTTTTCTTTTTCATTCAAAGTGTGTTTAGCAATAAGACATCTAATGTTATATTCAAAGAATTCTTTATAAATTTGTGATTCTGAACACTTTAAAATATGTCAATAgttttcttttattaatataaattgaAGTACTCAAACTGTTTTTAATTTCGGTAgtctttattttgaaattttattttaagaatATTTGATGTTTACACCTTCATGTTACCTTTTTTAATCAATCTGATACTGATACACacgagtctcacaactagtatataaaaattttctattgtttttttttattattattattgtggacTAGGTCACATACCAATTCCCAACCAAAATTATAAACAAACAAACCTTGTTCCTGTTACGAATATTTTTAATCAGTTTGTCGATAAATGCTTGACGATATAAGGTTGTCTATGTCAAAAGATTCTTTAATGGCAAAGGCAAAAAGGTTAGGTATCAGTAAAGACTAAACATTATTATATCACTATCTAATGTCAATGTCAAAGACTAAATTGTTAAAAATCCACATCCACGGCTATTATTGATAgattgaaaacaaaaaatttccTCTGTAATTTAAAGAGCTGAGATCCAAAGTTTTGAAGTCATATAAcgtatttggacctaaaatgtaGAAGCCATCATCCGATTGCATTTAGTAAATACAAAAATCTAGAGAGGTAAAAAGCTAAGCCTATTTTAGGAACATGAAGTGTTGGCACAAAAATCTACAAGTTATGTTTCCTCAAGAAGATAGATGAATTCAGAAAAGATGGATACAATTGATATCATGTCATTAATAATATCCTGCCATCTAAAAGAGGAAAAATGGTCAGTATCAATGGGGTCtttctactactactactactagttACTACCATGTaagtaaaagtaaaagtaaaagtaaaagtaaaaccACAGATTTTTCCTGTCTGCTAGTTCCATTCCGTTAGGTTAAACCCACCCCAGCTGTCAACTATGTTTGTGTTTCTCCctcttcattattttttttaggaGTTTCCCCTAGTCTCTCCTGCATCATCCTcatcaaaattacaaaaataataataataaaataagttCAATAGAATTAGCAGGCAGCACCAGCACCTTAAGGGATGCATTCTCAGCAAGAAGCTGGTCATAATCAGTCCTAATACGCTTCACTTCTGCTCTAAGAGACGCATTTTCATCCTTCAACGCTTCTGCCCGTTGAGCCAGTTCATCACATTCCGCCTGActcatcacatcacatcacatcacatcaatcaattttttatttttaggatTAAATATAgatactttcatttcttcctttcCTAAATTGCTACTATTTCTTTCTGAAAGGGAAACGGTTTCTTAGTACCTGTTTGCGTAATCTGGATCTGCGAGCAGATTCCCTATTGGATTGCTTCCTTCTCTGCCTCTTTAGCTCCCTTTCATCCTGAAATAACAATTTTACTAATGATCCAAAATTATACTAATAACAGGATAAAACGAAGTTATAAAACAAAACAAGACCTGTAGCCAGATCTGTGGCTGAATGGTTTCCCTTGAGCCAGCAGCAGCAGCAAGCATTCCCCCTGAAACTGGAGCACAAGTTAACTTTCCACGAATTGCAGGAATATGAATATGAGAGAGTAGGATGAATTTTAATTTGCTCCATACCAATATTTAAATTTGTGCCTGTGGTGGGACCACCTACAACACTTCCTGGACCTGATATTGGCACAATCGCCATTGAATGATTTGGCCCTCCATTTTGACAACCATGCATGTTGTTTCCATTCTGAGATTCTTCACCTgccaatattaacatataagtcACACAAAACAAAACACTTCCAACTGTAAAAAGCTTCTACAACTAAAAAGTAAAAACCCAACCTTCCATAGAATCCTGCCTTGATCCTGACTTCATTTGTGAATTCTGCAAAAAACAAAACCAATACCATCTCATATACCCTAATACTCATCCACCAGTTCACTTGTATTAAACAACTACTTGTAAGAATACCTACATTTTCAGAATTTGCATCACTTCCTTCACTTGAACCTTCACTTCCACTCTCACCACTGAAAATTCAATATCAATCAAGTAAACTTTATATACACATAAACAAGGTCAAATGCTTTGTTATTACCTTTTGGGATAAGATCCATTACCAGATGCACCTGCTTTACTGGATTCATTGTTCTTGCCTGTGATCATATTTAAACTTCCAAGACTTCCCTTTGATCGTTTAATAGGAAGTTTCTCTTTCCCCTCAGACGACTTACCATTCACTTCCATACTTCCAGGTGTAGTATTACCCTACATGCAAATTAAAAGGTTgtttttaacatattattataAACTTTCGAATAGTCAAAAGTTTATAAAATTATTAGCTCGGCCAACTCACAGAAGCTTCAGCAACACCGTTTGGAGAGGGCATTGCATATGGATAAGGATATGATCCCTGGTTGAATTCAAAATAGGTTTCAACATCAGTGACGATAAGGGAGATAGAAAAAACTCTTAACACAAAAATGATAAAATGATAACAAGAATACCGGAGGCATAGATGGATGAGTATACATGCCACCATGGGGATACATAGCAAGATACGGATGGGGTGCACCATAAGGTGGCATAAGATGCTGCAAGTACACATAGCTATTAAAAGATGCAGAATAATTCAATGTAGAATAAATTGGATGCAAGAATTACATTGAGAAAAATCAATAATCCAAGAAGTCTAGTAATGTACCTGAACCCCCCACATGTAGGGAGGTGCTTGAGGACTTGATGCTAAGTACCCATGTGGAGGCATAGGGGAATAAGCCTGTTCAAGATGTACATATCACCTGGATTTAGTCAAATGACTCACATCATACATGCTTCAAATTTTCAAAGCTTAAAAGTGTTAAAAGATATGAAACCTGAAAACCCGTCCAATCAGGGACAGCCCCCATGGGATTACCTGAGGACTGCTCCTGAACAGAGAAAAGATACAACAGATATAAATATGTCATTCTGACACTCAGTTCAGTAATAGGTATATATGCATATATGATGAATGTAATAAGTACAACAGCATTTATGTACACCTAAAATGGAGAAAGAGCATTAAATTCACCTGGGAAGTTGGAGTCTCTTTTGTCGATTCTTTTGCCTCCTTTACAGGTTTATCCATCTCCCTACTTCCCATTACTCAAAACCAGGTTTTAACCTACAATCATCCTACCACTAGATTTCAAGACAGCATCATATTAAAAGgaagttgaaaactttaaataAAGACACATTGAGGGCTTACAGTTCGAAAAAGGCAGTACTTGTTGGCATGAACTTTGGGGTTCGCGGTTGGACTTGAAGCCCTGTCAGTTcaaatcaaaaaattaattttccTTCTACACCAATTGAAGTTGCGAAACATTATTAAGAGATTTCTGTCACCGGATATGCCACAGGCACAgcttttaaattataaacttCCAGAGACGTAATCGGCAATTTTCTTGAATTATAAGCCCCTAATAATGTCATATTTATTTATCAAATTCAATATTAACGGCCCATTAGAATCACAAAACAACATAAAAACTAACTTTCACCTCAAACATCAACGTAAAGTGAAAAACAAATTTATCAAAAGCCATGAAAGATCGCACCAAGGTTCAACATTCTCATGTTTATAATTCCATAATGTTTGATTGGATTAACTTACCGTGAATCCTTTTGAACCACTGAATCAAACcggtgagttttttttttccaatcgtAAGGCAAGCAAGATGGAACTGAAAACCCTAATCAGggaaaattagggcaaaacagAGGCAACTCCAGGATTGTTGACTGGAGATCAAATTCTTCGATGCAAAGTATGCTGATATACTGGACGGAGGTCTGTAGCTTACATAACAGAGTATCCCTCCTCTGTCCGGCGAGAGAGCGAGCTTTGAATTGATTGATGATGATTGTGAGCAAATACGAAGTGCGGAGGGCGACGGATTTGCGCTGACGTACGATAAGAAAAGCTTATAGGATCTGCTGTGGGACCAATGGGGTGGTGATGGGCATTGGGACCCTTTGTTCGCCGATGGCCAATAACGAAGAATTTCAACCCTAAAGGGCCAAGTgcgactttattttttttattcactaAAAAAATATAGAATTTAAAATTAGGTTAACATACCATCACCAATGTATCTTTTCTTCATCATTGAAAACTTATTTTGTGTACCTAACATCTAAGATATGCGAATCATATATGTTAAATAATAATCCTTGTATTTTATACAACAAACAACTTCTGATATTAAATTAACATAATCAAACATATATAAGCCGCTTATAAGATATAAAAAGTATCAACATATCCAATTTAAAATCAAGCATAATACCCTCATAGTCAAATGTCTTCTTAGGTTCGACTTTTTGCATGTACGTATTTGTTAATAGCATATTGTTTGGCTCGGGCCCATGGTTTACGACTCCTACCCCCAGTACATACTATCGGCCCTCAACAATCATGTGATAATAAGCATGGAAATAAATTATTTGGTATCAAAATGGTGAATGAATGTATATGTGTTTGTGCTCAAAGTTTCAAAAAGGTTATAAGCTGCTACGTGGTTTTTATGCCTTTCCTAATCAAGAAAATCCTATGGAAGATCCTACTTGCTTTGTTTGCTTAATCATTATTCATTAGGTTAGTGGCTAGTAATATGCTATACCATTAGGCATTTGGTGGAAGTGTAATGGGAGGATCCTACAGATATCTCTTAATTATTTCTGTACGAATGCAACATGGTGTTGTCTTGTTTTTCGATACTTTGGGTCCATTATATCCTTTAGTAGTTTGGGATTCACCAATCGAGCTTTATCATATTTTTTCGATTATTTGGCTTTGTTGTGAACTTTGGTATTTGGTTTAGTGAGATGTAACACCAATTACGTTTGAACCTTAAGGTTGCACAGTATGGGCAAGACAAAAAAAAACAACGTAGAAAGGCTCCATATGCATAAATCATCTTCCTCTTTCCAAGTTCACAACGCTGTTGTGAACCAAAATTAAGAAGAAAAACAGAGGAAGGCTTACAGGAATTGGAGAAGAAGCGTCAATTGCATCTCATTACCACCACCACAGAGCATCACATAATGACGAGGGAGGGGAGGTGTTCCCCCATGTTCACGTCATTAAGATGCAGACATGTTGTCAATAACTGTCCACACCCAATGATCTAATGAATAAATCATCAATTTCAAGAACATTGATTATTCAATTTAGTGTATCATGTCATGATTATAAATTAGATTTTGAAATGTTATACATATTAAATACGTTAAAATATGCATTATTACCGGTTTTAGTTGCAAATTGCAACTAAAATATGAGATACCTTCTCCAACATCATGTTGTTTCCACATGCGATCTACATAGAGGTgttacaacaacaaaaaaaaatgaaatcttGAAAAAGAACATTTTAAAATAGCAAGTAGAATATAGGGTAAATTACACACCAATGGTCCCTCGTGCATGTGTCCAAaagcacgtttggtccctattttcaaaaactAACTCGGACTGTCCCTCGTTTGGTTAAAAATTACACGCTTCGTCCCTTGCAGACATAAAATGACTATCTtgcccttttctttttctttttcatttatttttcatttgtttATAATTTGTATAGTATTTTTTTGTTAAGTATAatttttagaaaaagaaaattcCACTTAAATTGGTTCTGAACCTTCCCACCATCAACCACCTCCTACAACAAGTCACTTCCGACATCAGCCACCTCCGGCCACCAGCCAACTCCGACAAACACCACCATTCAtctccaaaaataaaaaataaacctgGAACTAAACCCTAAAAtaaaacccaaatccataccctaGATCTACAAATCGGTTAAATGAAGAAGGGAGATGAAAGGATATGAGGAAGATTGTGGCCGAATACCAACTGTTCAATCCCTTATCCTACCACTGCCATGAAACCGGCAAATCCGGTTGGTTTCTCCCCCAAACTTGTTTGAAAAAAAATCCCAGAATTTGTTTTAGTGAGGAGAATTGATATGATCTATTCAACCATCGTTCTTCTTCCACTAGACATCGTTGTTCCCCTCCTTCTCCTTCCTCTTCTTCTCAAAACCCTAGGAGCTGACGATTCGTTAGATGATGGTGTAGATCTGAGATAGTTATGTGAAGATTTTGGTCCTCTAGCTCTCTCTAAGACAATGTTACGAAGATAACGATGGTTTTCAGGTGCTATGGTTTCCGGCGAAGAGGTGGTGACGATGGCTTACAGGCAAATATCGACATTTTCAAGTGGAGATGACGATGTTGTAAGTGGCTTCGGACGTCGATGGATGTAGAGAGAAGTTTCATTGGAGGTTAAGAGCGGTGATAGGAAAAGTCATCTGAAGGAGTTGCTGCCGAAGGGAGTAGCTGCCAACGATGGTTTAAGGATGGTGGTTATGGGTTTCTTGGAAGAGGTTAGATATGAGAGGAAGAGAGATATCAAAAAAGGGGACGATGAGGTGGGTGGGAAGGTAGGACAGGGgcctttttcttttttaaattaatagtaataataataacatcaaatttaATGGAAAACAAATACACAAAGGGCATTATAGTCCTTTCAGATCCAGCAAGGACTAAAACCGCAGCATAATAATTTGTTAGGGACAAAGCGTGCAACTTTTAACGATatgagggacggtccgagttaatttttaaaaatagggactaaacgtgcTTTTGGGCACGTACACGAGGG includes:
- the LOC111898495 gene encoding bZIP transcription factor 68 isoform X2, coding for MGSREMDKPVKEAKESTKETPTSQEQSSGNPMGAVPDWTGFQAYSPMPPHGYLASSPQAPPYMWGVQHLMPPYGAPHPYLAMYPHGGMYTHPSMPPGSYPYPYAMPSPNGVAEASGNTTPGSMEVNGKSSEGKEKLPIKRSKGSLGSLNMITGKNNESSKAGASGNGSYPKSGESGSEGSSEGSDANSENNSQMKSGSRQDSMEGEESQNGNNMHGCQNGGPNHSMAIVPISGPGSVVGGPTTGTNLNIGGMLAAAAGSRETIQPQIWLQDERELKRQRRKQSNRESARRSRLRKQAECDELAQRAEALKDENASLRAEVKRIRTDYDQLLAENASLKERLGETPKKNNEEGETQT
- the LOC111898495 gene encoding bZIP transcription factor 68 isoform X1, which produces MGSREMDKPVKEAKESTKETPTSQEQSSGNPMGAVPDWTGFQAYSPMPPHGYLASSPQAPPYMWGVQHLMPPYGAPHPYLAMYPHGGMYTHPSMPPGSYPYPYAMPSPNGVAEASGNTTPGSMEVNGKSSEGKEKLPIKRSKGSLGSLNMITGKNNESSKAGASGNGSYPKSGESGSEGSSEGSDANSENNSQMKSGSRQDSMEGEESQNGNNMHGCQNGGPNHSMAIVPISGPGSVVGGPTTGTNLNIVSGGMLAAAAGSRETIQPQIWLQDERELKRQRRKQSNRESARRSRLRKQAECDELAQRAEALKDENASLRAEVKRIRTDYDQLLAENASLKERLGETPKKNNEEGETQT